A region of Kribbella sp. NBC_01245 DNA encodes the following proteins:
- a CDS encoding aminoglycoside phosphotransferase family protein produces the protein MPTPLADALTTACDRYGLDTTGAELIHHYNNAVYLLPAVPAIARVATGNDPARLRVTQTVTAWLGEEGFGATTPLPSTELVEIDDTTCVTFWTYYPQPDAEHAEPLGSRHLGTLLKALHSTDQPPAELADWTPLESLGRALKSGAAAQALSPDDLDWLTGYLGDLRTEVSELSWPLGYGLVHGDAWAGNLLWDTSTDPATPILCDWDSVSRGPREVDLIPTWHAATRYGRDEVWIQAFVDEYGYDLRDWDGYKTLIAMRDLAQVPGPIRQYPKPAYAAVLRQRLTAIRTGDRTNNWVAL, from the coding sequence GTGCCCACTCCCCTGGCCGACGCCCTCACCACAGCCTGCGATCGCTATGGCCTCGACACCACCGGCGCCGAGCTGATCCACCACTACAACAACGCCGTCTACCTGTTGCCCGCCGTACCGGCGATCGCCCGTGTCGCGACAGGCAACGACCCGGCACGGCTGCGCGTCACCCAGACGGTGACCGCCTGGCTCGGCGAAGAAGGCTTCGGCGCCACCACGCCACTTCCGAGCACCGAACTCGTCGAGATCGACGACACGACGTGCGTCACCTTCTGGACCTACTACCCCCAGCCAGACGCCGAGCACGCGGAGCCGCTCGGCTCCCGGCACCTCGGCACCCTCTTGAAGGCGCTGCACAGCACCGACCAACCGCCGGCCGAGCTCGCCGACTGGACGCCGCTGGAGTCCCTCGGCCGAGCACTGAAATCAGGTGCGGCCGCACAAGCATTGAGCCCCGACGACCTCGATTGGCTCACTGGCTACCTCGGCGACCTGCGCACCGAGGTATCCGAGCTCAGCTGGCCACTCGGATACGGACTGGTGCACGGCGACGCCTGGGCCGGCAACCTGCTCTGGGACACCTCCACCGATCCAGCCACGCCGATCCTGTGCGACTGGGACTCCGTCAGCCGCGGACCCCGCGAGGTCGACCTGATTCCAACCTGGCACGCAGCAACGCGCTACGGGCGCGACGAGGTCTGGATCCAGGCCTTCGTCGACGAGTACGGCTACGACCTGCGCGACTGGGACGGCTACAAAACCCTCATTGCCATGCGTGACCTCGCCCAGGTGCCCGGCCCAATCCGGCAATACCCCAAACCGGCGTACGCCGCAGTTCTTCGCCAACGGCTCACCGCCATCCGGACCGGCGACCGCACCAACAACTGGGTTGCGCTCTAG
- a CDS encoding helix-turn-helix domain-containing protein, translating to MTQKTGRPAALEGKRQLFAAELRHWRAVRRLSLRQLATRTHDSHSLLGRIETAERLPSKELAERLDQALNTDGAFVRIWGQIESALEAQADQVGVDPDLGLTWGRTPASTVTTVSYLWRADMDRRQLIVGAAWTAAAFLDPYRRWFADAIDPDTSHAGPRRIGSSEVQVMWSMARAFADADHHLGGGYARRTLMEFLDNTVAPILHGTYDTSTGRELLAAAARLTGLAAFMCFDSAHQGLAQRYYIQALRLAKAAGARDLGAHIFADMSMQAYELNKPRIAIAMAEAGQRAARDCGSPSTEARCSMLRARAHGLAGDSAAAAQAIGEAERYLARADLPDEPFWVQFFNEEQFAAESMYTAHDLGQASQVQRHAPIVLKSAAGMQRREVLAATTLAASYLPGERGRGIPVDVDRACTILVDVLPAAAGLTSARGLAAINAVRRRLAEYGDLPAVQQVEKDFREFAGATG from the coding sequence GTGACTCAGAAAACGGGGCGGCCCGCGGCACTAGAAGGGAAACGGCAGCTGTTCGCCGCCGAACTGCGGCACTGGCGCGCCGTACGGCGCCTGTCGCTACGCCAGCTCGCAACGCGTACGCACGACTCGCATTCTCTCCTCGGCCGCATCGAGACCGCAGAACGGCTGCCCAGCAAGGAACTGGCCGAACGGCTCGACCAGGCGCTCAATACCGACGGCGCCTTCGTCAGGATCTGGGGCCAGATCGAAAGCGCCCTCGAGGCGCAGGCCGACCAGGTGGGCGTCGACCCAGATCTCGGTCTCACCTGGGGACGTACTCCTGCATCGACCGTCACGACGGTCTCGTACCTGTGGAGAGCCGACATGGACAGGCGACAGCTCATCGTCGGCGCCGCCTGGACGGCGGCCGCCTTCCTCGATCCGTATCGCCGCTGGTTCGCCGACGCGATCGATCCCGACACTTCCCACGCCGGCCCGCGCCGGATCGGCAGCAGCGAAGTACAGGTCATGTGGTCCATGGCGCGTGCCTTCGCCGACGCCGACCACCATCTCGGCGGCGGCTACGCCCGCCGTACCTTGATGGAATTCCTGGACAACACCGTCGCGCCGATCTTGCACGGAACCTACGACACCTCGACCGGCCGTGAACTGCTCGCCGCGGCCGCGCGGCTGACCGGGCTGGCTGCGTTCATGTGCTTCGACAGCGCCCACCAGGGACTGGCCCAGCGCTACTACATTCAGGCGCTACGGCTGGCCAAGGCCGCCGGCGCCCGGGATCTCGGCGCACACATCTTCGCCGATATGTCCATGCAGGCCTACGAGCTCAACAAACCCCGGATCGCGATCGCCATGGCCGAAGCCGGGCAGCGTGCCGCTCGCGACTGTGGCTCGCCCTCGACCGAAGCCAGGTGCAGCATGCTCAGGGCTCGCGCCCATGGCCTTGCCGGCGACAGCGCGGCCGCCGCACAGGCGATCGGCGAGGCTGAGCGCTATCTCGCCCGCGCCGACCTGCCCGACGAGCCGTTCTGGGTCCAGTTCTTCAACGAAGAGCAGTTCGCCGCCGAGTCCATGTACACCGCCCACGACCTCGGCCAGGCAAGCCAGGTCCAGCGTCACGCGCCGATCGTGCTGAAGAGCGCCGCAGGCATGCAGCGCCGCGAGGTCCTCGCCGCCACCACCCTGGCCGCCTCCTACCTGCCTGGCGAACGCGGCCGCGGCATCCCGGTCGACGTCGACCGCGCCTGCACGATCCTCGTCGACGTACTCCCGGCGGCCGCCGGACTGACCAGCGCCCGCGGCCTCGCCGCGATCAACGCCGTACGGCGGCGCCTCGCCGAGTACGGCGACCTGCCGGCCGTCCAGCAGGTCGAGAAGGACTTCCGTGAGTTCGCAGGAGCCACCGGGTAG
- a CDS encoding DUF397 domain-containing protein has protein sequence MASLSTKAWRPPAGWEKSRFSNANNNCLYVLELPGGGASLLDSKLEDDSPELTFTAGEWNAFLEAVLAGQWRPVATRSGPLRRRLSWALMFALSRRRLGAARTPRSLLGSS, from the coding sequence ATGGCTAGCTTGAGCACGAAGGCCTGGCGCCCACCGGCCGGGTGGGAGAAGTCCCGCTTCAGCAACGCCAACAACAACTGCCTCTACGTGCTGGAGCTGCCGGGCGGCGGCGCATCCCTGCTGGACAGCAAGCTGGAGGACGACAGCCCGGAACTCACCTTCACTGCGGGCGAGTGGAACGCATTCCTCGAGGCCGTGCTCGCTGGACAGTGGCGGCCGGTCGCTACCCGATCTGGTCCGTTGAGGCGTCGCCTCAGCTGGGCCCTGATGTTCGCGCTGTCTCGAAGAAGGCTTGGGGCGGCGCGGACCCCGCGATCCCTGCTGGGTTCCTCCTGA
- a CDS encoding SDR family NAD(P)-dependent oxidoreductase, whose product MARTVVISGGGTGIGFTTAEVFAAGGDRVVLLGRREEVLAEAVEKIPGATYFAADLSDPGATRAAVDFIAQRYDGVDVIVHSAGGNGVLEDKVEHADPLEAIAHDWMLNFRLNTLTAVLLTEALKEQLVDDGGRVLFITSISAFRGSGRVAYGAAKASLHPYVVKLADDLGPRRITVNAVAPGLIADTPFFGGPMTEERLKLRAAETVTGRVGEPSDVAATLHFLASKAAGHITAQVIQVNGGAKTSL is encoded by the coding sequence GTGGCGCGCACCGTGGTGATCAGCGGCGGAGGAACCGGCATCGGCTTCACGACGGCGGAGGTGTTCGCCGCCGGCGGCGACCGGGTCGTCCTCCTCGGCCGACGCGAGGAAGTCCTCGCGGAGGCGGTCGAGAAGATCCCCGGCGCGACGTATTTCGCCGCGGACCTCAGTGATCCGGGAGCCACCCGCGCAGCGGTCGACTTCATCGCCCAGCGCTACGACGGCGTCGACGTCATTGTTCACAGCGCCGGCGGGAATGGGGTGCTCGAGGACAAGGTTGAGCACGCCGACCCGTTGGAGGCGATTGCACACGACTGGATGCTGAACTTCCGGCTGAACACGCTCACCGCCGTTCTCCTCACCGAAGCCCTCAAGGAACAGCTGGTCGACGATGGCGGCCGCGTCCTGTTCATCACGTCGATCTCGGCCTTCCGCGGATCCGGCCGGGTCGCATATGGCGCAGCCAAGGCCTCGCTGCACCCGTACGTCGTGAAGTTGGCTGACGATCTCGGTCCTCGACGGATTACCGTCAACGCGGTCGCACCGGGACTCATCGCCGACACTCCGTTCTTCGGGGGACCGATGACCGAGGAACGGCTCAAGCTCCGCGCGGCCGAGACCGTGACCGGCCGAGTCGGTGAACCGAGTGACGTCGCCGCAACCCTGCACTTCCTGGCGTCCAAGGCCGCCGGCCACATCACCGCCCAGGTGATCCAGGTGAACGGCGGCGCCAAGACCAGCCTCTGA
- a CDS encoding helix-turn-helix domain-containing protein, with the protein MTAETTGQRIARARKRRDWSQAEFAEKLGYSVSWVSQAERGKIPLDRFSVLDRVANVLGVEMIELTGQPYRHANPELDSGHNGIPAMRLSLQRALMPNFGDPARAPRPLAELRTEVITAEKLRQAADFQTLGGIMPALVDDVAAALRAADGAARDQLAELFVRVCHIARVTSDLTGHHDLAWTAVELEVRTAETLGAPAPIAAANWDLCGVWLHAGGDALRSAKAAALDSINALDPHVGRDATLTALWGAMHLRAAVVSARMLAATDVRDHLAQARRVASASGNAWQTQFNAPNVALHALETAVELGEPRDALGMADQVPIEAITSAERRTHYWTCRARGLGMAHRDDAALDALLQAERLAPAHVHNRPMARELVRDLLSRSPRRAPELRRLATRMALAT; encoded by the coding sequence ATGACCGCCGAGACGACCGGGCAGCGCATCGCTCGCGCGCGCAAGCGGCGCGATTGGTCCCAAGCAGAGTTCGCCGAGAAGCTCGGCTACTCCGTCAGCTGGGTCAGCCAGGCTGAACGGGGCAAGATCCCGCTCGATCGGTTCAGCGTTCTCGACCGGGTCGCGAACGTGCTCGGTGTCGAGATGATCGAGCTGACCGGGCAGCCGTACCGGCACGCCAACCCGGAACTCGACTCCGGCCACAACGGCATCCCGGCTATGCGGCTGTCCCTGCAGCGCGCTCTGATGCCGAACTTCGGCGATCCTGCCCGCGCGCCCCGGCCACTGGCTGAGCTTCGCACCGAGGTGATCACCGCGGAGAAGCTGCGCCAGGCCGCGGACTTCCAGACCCTCGGCGGCATCATGCCGGCACTGGTCGACGACGTCGCGGCCGCGCTCCGTGCCGCCGACGGCGCGGCGCGCGACCAGCTCGCCGAGCTGTTCGTCCGCGTCTGCCACATCGCTCGCGTCACCTCGGATCTGACCGGCCACCACGATCTGGCCTGGACCGCCGTCGAGCTCGAGGTCCGTACCGCCGAAACCCTCGGAGCCCCGGCGCCGATCGCGGCCGCCAACTGGGACCTGTGCGGGGTATGGCTGCACGCCGGCGGCGACGCGCTCCGCTCGGCCAAGGCCGCCGCGCTCGACAGCATCAATGCGCTGGATCCGCACGTCGGCCGCGACGCCACCCTGACCGCGCTGTGGGGAGCGATGCACCTGCGCGCGGCTGTCGTCTCCGCCCGGATGCTGGCCGCGACCGACGTACGCGACCACCTGGCCCAGGCGCGAAGGGTCGCCTCCGCCAGCGGAAACGCCTGGCAGACACAGTTCAACGCGCCGAACGTCGCCCTGCACGCGCTGGAGACCGCGGTCGAGCTCGGCGAACCCCGCGACGCCCTCGGCATGGCCGACCAGGTACCCATCGAGGCGATCACCTCGGCCGAGCGCCGTACGCACTACTGGACCTGCCGCGCCCGCGGGCTCGGTATGGCGCACCGCGACGACGCCGCGCTCGACGCGCTGCTGCAGGCCGAACGACTCGCCCCCGCCCACGTCCACAACCGGCCCATGGCCCGTGAACTTGTGCGCGATCTGCTCAGCCGAAGCCCCCGCCGTGCACCAGAACTGCGTCGGCTCGCGACTCGTATGGCCCTGGCGACCTGA
- a CDS encoding DUF397 domain-containing protein, translated as MTWRPSSEWIKASASNPSNNCVYARQENDGRISIMDSKLGGASPILTFTPAEIQAFMQGVVDGDFDKLLHPPGTAHSSWLRIKRRGALLSFRKRVRGWLRPASPTCPQDGFGSDHPSPSTESARATAHVLTDGTEQRS; from the coding sequence ATGACTTGGCGACCCTCGTCTGAGTGGATCAAGGCCAGCGCAAGCAATCCGAGCAACAACTGCGTCTACGCCCGGCAAGAAAATGACGGCCGGATCTCCATCATGGACAGCAAGCTCGGGGGAGCCAGCCCGATCCTGACCTTCACCCCCGCCGAGATCCAGGCATTCATGCAGGGCGTTGTCGACGGCGACTTCGACAAGCTCCTTCACCCACCGGGCACCGCGCACTCGTCTTGGCTCCGGATCAAAAGGCGCGGGGCCCTTTTGTCATTCAGGAAGCGAGTCCGTGGGTGGCTCAGGCCAGCGTCACCGACGTGTCCCCAGGACGGATTCGGCTCGGATCACCCGTCGCCCTCCACGGAATCAGCTCGCGCAACGGCTCACGTTTTGACCGACGGCACCGAGCAGCGCTCGTGA
- a CDS encoding serine hydrolase domain-containing protein, with translation MFSTDRVEELLEAGYRDQAYPGAVWSVGDLDGVRSARVVGVLDPAQPDDPMLPDTVFDVASLTKVLAVWAAIGVQVTAGQLQLDQRLDGFWPEVAGHPLGQVTAHQLLTHTAGLPLRANLKNLYGTDPAAIRAGALAEALQRPPAEAVEYTDRAALILGYLAEYLSGQPLDRLVTDRVWGPLGMDTTRFGPLPPEIAARCAPTEFDADAGVRIKGTPHDYSARLLGACGIAGSFSTAADLGRFLQYMLQATSIPVGGFGAGWVTASLSVQTGDLTPPRGLFWQPARGSAPGKDVWVHYGFTGTAMWISPSLGRWATLLTNKLYYTRDRDPLMGIRDQFREIVFV, from the coding sequence ATGTTCAGCACTGACCGCGTCGAGGAGCTTCTCGAGGCCGGATATCGCGACCAGGCCTACCCCGGTGCGGTCTGGAGCGTAGGTGACCTGGACGGCGTCCGGAGCGCAAGAGTGGTCGGCGTTCTGGATCCCGCGCAACCGGACGACCCCATGCTGCCCGACACGGTCTTCGACGTAGCCAGCCTGACGAAAGTTCTCGCGGTGTGGGCAGCCATCGGTGTGCAGGTCACGGCAGGACAGCTGCAGCTTGACCAGCGGCTCGACGGGTTCTGGCCCGAGGTCGCGGGGCACCCGCTGGGCCAGGTGACGGCCCACCAGCTCCTGACCCACACAGCGGGGCTTCCGCTGCGGGCAAACCTGAAGAACCTTTACGGCACCGACCCCGCGGCAATCAGGGCCGGTGCCTTGGCCGAGGCACTGCAGCGGCCGCCGGCCGAAGCGGTCGAGTACACCGACCGGGCCGCGCTGATCCTCGGTTACCTCGCCGAATACCTGTCGGGGCAACCACTCGATCGTCTCGTAACGGACCGGGTCTGGGGTCCGCTCGGAATGGACACCACACGGTTCGGGCCACTTCCGCCCGAGATCGCGGCGCGTTGTGCACCGACCGAGTTCGACGCTGATGCCGGCGTCCGGATCAAGGGAACGCCTCACGACTATTCCGCACGGTTGCTCGGCGCCTGCGGCATCGCAGGTAGCTTCTCGACCGCCGCGGACCTGGGCCGATTCCTGCAGTACATGCTGCAGGCAACCAGTATCCCGGTTGGCGGCTTCGGCGCCGGGTGGGTGACCGCGTCGCTGTCGGTCCAGACCGGCGACCTCACTCCGCCGCGTGGTCTCTTCTGGCAGCCGGCACGCGGCAGCGCCCCGGGAAAGGATGTCTGGGTGCACTACGGCTTCACCGGTACAGCAATGTGGATCTCGCCCTCGCTCGGCCGGTGGGCAACGCTGCTGACGAACAAGCTGTACTACACACGCGACCGCGACCCGCTCATGGGGATTCGCGATCAATTCCGCGAGATCGTCTTCGTATGA
- a CDS encoding DUF6624 domain-containing protein, with product MDSSELRAELERRAALDQEARSAVAGWSDDPQTELWDVVKEVDTDNTRWLLEVVTEQGWPRMSEIGEEAATNAWLLAQHADLQLEHQRTFHQRMKEAVAAGEATSELFAYLDDRVRTNAGKAQLYGTQFIDRGQGLEVQPIEDPDGLAARRAAMGMEPFEENEARMHEIWKHDGASDTAGRDGDPD from the coding sequence ATGGACAGTAGCGAACTGCGGGCCGAGCTCGAGCGGCGAGCGGCGCTGGACCAGGAAGCCCGCAGCGCCGTGGCCGGCTGGTCAGACGACCCTCAAACCGAATTGTGGGATGTGGTCAAGGAAGTAGACACCGACAACACTCGCTGGCTCCTCGAGGTCGTCACTGAGCAGGGTTGGCCGCGGATGTCCGAGATTGGTGAGGAAGCGGCCACCAACGCGTGGCTGTTGGCGCAGCACGCGGACTTGCAGCTGGAACATCAGCGAACGTTTCACCAGCGGATGAAGGAGGCCGTGGCGGCGGGGGAAGCAACCTCGGAACTGTTCGCCTATTTAGACGATCGAGTACGGACCAACGCCGGCAAGGCTCAGCTGTACGGTACCCAGTTCATTGATCGCGGCCAGGGTCTGGAAGTGCAGCCGATCGAGGATCCTGACGGTCTGGCGGCGCGGCGGGCAGCGATGGGCATGGAGCCATTCGAGGAGAATGAGGCGAGGATGCATGAGATCTGGAAACACGACGGCGCCTCGGATACCGCAGGTCGTGACGGCGACCCGGACTAA
- a CDS encoding helix-turn-helix domain-containing protein, protein MAAQWHELPEAQRAARHGDYGTLLKLARTALGLTQAQAGAMAGWSGTTISRYETGTQRLTDVAVLRHMARLFAIPASLFGLSVPGSTSAVDPADRVHSEMEDGDHVLRRDLLTGMVAVTGAALLPVSALAQQRIVADLDDLLFGSAGPSTGPVGLDRLSGMLASAKHDFAVCRYRELAVKLPGLIRTATATCDAQPHDDRSAARTLLSDGYALATEVLTKLHENGAAWATADRAVQAAAAAGDPRALARAQRLAAIVLRRSAHRDKAQDVVLDAARRFTESTALAQPGDAGFYASMLCTASYTAALTDKRQAAYDLLQESRRAVTEHGGSTFGNNDINLYGIGVARALGDFGQAVTYSHQVRRDLLGPPERHARYWEDTALAWWGRGRADGAFQAMLHAEHAAPQEVRYRPWAQQLTNQLLATGQTVGLSGLRDFASRIGLAA, encoded by the coding sequence ATGGCTGCGCAATGGCATGAGCTACCGGAGGCGCAGCGGGCCGCCCGCCACGGCGATTACGGCACGCTGCTGAAACTGGCACGCACGGCGCTAGGCCTGACCCAGGCCCAGGCCGGGGCGATGGCCGGCTGGTCCGGCACGACCATCTCTCGGTATGAGACCGGCACCCAGCGCTTGACCGATGTGGCGGTGCTGCGGCACATGGCGCGGCTATTCGCCATCCCGGCATCGCTGTTCGGCCTGTCGGTTCCAGGTTCCACCTCGGCGGTGGATCCGGCCGATAGGGTGCACTCAGAGATGGAGGACGGTGACCACGTGCTGCGACGCGATCTACTGACCGGGATGGTGGCCGTTACCGGCGCGGCACTGCTCCCGGTTTCCGCACTGGCTCAGCAGCGGATCGTCGCCGACCTGGATGACCTGCTGTTCGGCTCAGCAGGACCAAGTACCGGCCCGGTCGGCCTTGACCGGTTGTCTGGGATGCTGGCATCGGCCAAGCACGACTTCGCCGTGTGCCGCTACCGTGAGCTGGCGGTCAAGTTGCCGGGTCTGATCCGGACCGCCACCGCGACCTGTGACGCCCAGCCCCACGACGACCGCTCAGCTGCCCGGACCCTGCTGTCAGACGGGTACGCCCTGGCAACCGAAGTGCTGACCAAGCTGCACGAAAACGGGGCGGCCTGGGCCACCGCAGACCGGGCGGTGCAGGCCGCTGCCGCAGCAGGCGATCCGCGAGCCCTTGCCCGCGCCCAGCGCTTGGCCGCGATCGTGCTGCGCCGCTCCGCCCACCGCGACAAAGCCCAAGACGTGGTGCTGGACGCGGCCCGCCGATTCACCGAATCGACAGCGTTGGCACAGCCAGGTGACGCCGGCTTCTACGCCTCGATGTTGTGCACAGCCTCCTACACCGCGGCATTGACAGACAAGCGCCAAGCCGCCTACGACCTGCTCCAAGAGTCCCGCCGAGCCGTCACCGAACACGGCGGTTCCACCTTCGGCAACAACGACATCAACCTTTACGGCATCGGTGTGGCCCGAGCACTGGGCGACTTCGGCCAGGCGGTGACCTATAGCCACCAGGTCCGCCGCGACCTACTCGGCCCCCCGGAACGGCACGCCAGGTACTGGGAAGACACAGCCCTAGCCTGGTGGGGCCGCGGACGAGCCGACGGCGCCTTCCAGGCTATGCTGCACGCCGAACACGCCGCCCCCCAGGAAGTCCGATACCGGCCATGGGCACAGCAACTCACCAACCAACTGCTGGCCACCGGGCAGACAGTAGGCCTGTCTGGTCTGCGGGACTTCGCATCTCGCATCGGGCTCGCTGCCTGA
- a CDS encoding PEP-utilizing enzyme has protein sequence MTSDTKPRLLSTKAMTLRHLAPLIATASIDVGHLISRGNWRTRGPVVTGFLAATYQGGALIVRSSAAGEDTAKASAAGRYDSVAVPEHADSAVLQAAIDRVFSSYGDDRDDSYVFVQRYIDAVAAAAVVTTRVAATGAPYYVLAVDEVSGTSDAVTSGRATAPRTWYLAHGKPAANIPPLVRQLMRTVEAVQNTTGSDELDLELLVDADRRTHLLQVRPLVLADHPSPASDRAVARAVETCAHRLAAEQRNGHPQLLGLPPWFSNMADWNPAEMIGQRPRPLAMSLYREVITNRSWAIQRAQYGYRDLRGVRLLHEFAGQPYIDVRASLLSFIPASLPFAAARRIVAHQLDHVAAMPHLHDRIEFDVATTAATFDLDDRLDQLTDDADLLAVHRSELRSALSAITVAGMRRFARDAWQVELASARRAMCLQGYAADPLRRVDALLTGIQKAIAVPFAHTARAAFLATAFTRSALTTGLASPDSVDQFMRSLSTVSAGLRADGAAVARGTIDWEVFVQVYGDLRPGTYDPATPRYRDAPDLYLRPFVTDTHHPAPGMRLDSDGPLFTAAAKTVTAELNRLGLEYNAKALTGFIRSAIGARELGKFELSAWISDILTGLLQAGDQLGHTPDDVAFWRLGDVRGLSEGSLSPARLRDRVEVRRERYAVTQRVHLPATMADPLEVRCFATEPGQPTYVGTGATTGPVRLDPRPGDNLDGIVVLTSADPGFEWLFSRPVKGIVTLYGGANSHMAVRCAEAGVPAAMGVGQAIYDQLASAHVVRLDCAAQTIEIVS, from the coding sequence ATGACATCTGACACCAAACCCAGGTTGCTGTCCACGAAGGCGATGACGTTGCGGCACCTGGCGCCACTCATCGCGACGGCGAGCATCGACGTGGGCCATCTCATTTCGCGCGGCAACTGGCGGACGCGGGGTCCGGTCGTGACCGGGTTTCTCGCCGCTACCTATCAGGGCGGTGCTCTGATCGTGCGCAGCTCGGCCGCCGGTGAGGACACCGCGAAAGCTTCGGCTGCTGGCAGGTACGACAGCGTCGCGGTCCCGGAGCACGCCGATTCCGCTGTCCTGCAGGCCGCGATCGACCGGGTGTTCAGCTCGTACGGCGACGACCGTGATGACAGTTACGTGTTTGTGCAGCGTTACATCGACGCGGTGGCGGCGGCCGCGGTCGTCACCACCCGCGTCGCCGCGACCGGTGCGCCCTACTACGTGCTGGCTGTGGATGAGGTCTCCGGTACCAGCGACGCCGTCACTTCCGGCCGCGCAACGGCACCGCGCACCTGGTACCTGGCCCATGGCAAGCCGGCGGCGAACATACCGCCGCTGGTGCGGCAGCTGATGCGCACTGTGGAAGCCGTTCAGAACACGACCGGCAGTGACGAGCTCGACCTCGAGCTGCTCGTCGACGCCGACCGCCGCACTCACCTGCTGCAGGTCCGGCCACTGGTGCTCGCAGACCATCCGTCGCCGGCGTCGGATCGGGCCGTTGCCAGGGCGGTCGAGACCTGCGCGCACCGCCTCGCCGCTGAGCAGCGCAACGGGCATCCGCAGTTGCTCGGTTTGCCGCCGTGGTTCAGCAACATGGCCGACTGGAACCCGGCCGAGATGATCGGCCAGCGGCCGCGCCCCTTGGCGATGTCGCTGTACCGGGAGGTGATCACCAACCGGTCCTGGGCGATCCAGCGGGCCCAGTACGGCTACCGCGATCTGCGCGGGGTGCGGCTGCTGCACGAGTTCGCCGGCCAGCCCTACATCGATGTGCGCGCGAGCCTGCTGTCGTTTATTCCCGCATCGCTTCCCTTCGCGGCCGCGCGCCGCATCGTGGCCCATCAGCTCGATCACGTTGCAGCGATGCCGCATCTGCATGACCGGATCGAGTTCGACGTCGCCACCACCGCGGCCACCTTCGACCTCGACGACCGCCTAGACCAGCTCACCGATGACGCGGACCTGCTCGCCGTGCACCGTAGCGAGCTACGGAGCGCGCTGTCCGCGATCACTGTGGCTGGGATGCGGCGGTTCGCCCGGGACGCTTGGCAGGTCGAGCTGGCGTCGGCCCGCAGGGCGATGTGCCTGCAGGGCTACGCGGCGGATCCGCTGCGCCGGGTCGACGCGCTACTGACCGGGATCCAGAAGGCCATCGCGGTGCCGTTCGCCCACACGGCCAGGGCGGCATTTCTCGCGACGGCATTCACCCGCAGCGCGCTTACGACCGGTCTGGCATCACCGGATTCGGTCGACCAGTTCATGCGGTCCCTCAGCACGGTCTCGGCCGGACTGCGGGCTGACGGCGCGGCTGTTGCCCGCGGCACCATCGACTGGGAGGTGTTCGTCCAGGTCTACGGGGACCTGCGTCCAGGTACCTACGACCCGGCCACGCCGCGCTACCGCGATGCCCCCGACCTGTACCTGCGACCGTTCGTCACCGACACCCACCACCCGGCGCCGGGGATGAGGCTCGACTCGGACGGGCCCCTGTTCACGGCGGCCGCGAAAACGGTCACCGCGGAACTGAACCGGCTCGGTCTGGAGTACAACGCCAAGGCCTTGACCGGGTTCATCCGGTCAGCGATCGGGGCCCGCGAGCTGGGCAAGTTCGAGCTGTCGGCCTGGATCAGCGACATCCTCACCGGTCTGCTGCAGGCCGGTGACCAGCTCGGGCATACACCCGACGATGTGGCGTTCTGGCGTCTCGGGGACGTGCGTGGACTGAGCGAGGGATCGCTGTCGCCGGCCCGGCTGCGCGACCGGGTCGAGGTGCGCCGCGAACGCTACGCCGTGACCCAGCGGGTGCATCTGCCGGCCACGATGGCCGATCCGCTCGAGGTGCGCTGTTTCGCCACCGAGCCCGGCCAGCCGACGTACGTCGGTACCGGCGCAACGACCGGACCGGTCCGGCTAGATCCACGGCCCGGGGACAACCTGGACGGGATCGTCGTACTGACCAGCGCCGATCCGGGCTTCGAATGGCTGTTCTCCCGGCCCGTCAAAGGGATCGTCACCTTGTACGGCGGGGCGAACTCCCATATGGCGGTCCGGTGCGCCGAGGCCGGTGTCCCGGCAGCGATGGGCGTCGGCCAGGCGATCTACGACCAACTGGCCTCCGCGCACGTCGTACGTCTCGACTGTGCTGCCCAGACCATCGAGATCGTCTCGTGA